AACTTCATACTTCAAAGTTTTGACATACTTATCAATATTTCTTAACACCAGGAGGATTGCAGAACTGAAAGAGCGTGAGTGCCAAATTGCTGTTGAGGACGTCATGTATTTGCTAATATTTTACAAGTTCTCTGAGATCAGAGTCCATTTGGTCCCAAGGCTCTCTAGATGCATTTACAATGGCAGACTAGAGATATGGCCTGCAAGGGACTGGGCGCTCGAGTGCATTCATAACTTTGAAGTACTAGAAATGATAAAGGAACATCTCACCACTGTCCTTGGCTGGAAACCAAAATCTAATGTCACCGAAAATTGGGCCACAACCCAGATCAGACGGTTCCAGCTTGGCCAAATCTATGCTGCTTCAATCTTGTACGGGTACTTTCTGAAGTCTGCCTCCTTGCGGCACCACTTGGAAATGAGTCTTGTTCATACCCACCATGATCTTCCTTCAAGCACTGTTTCAGGGTTCTGGTCCTATGGATTGAAGGATCTTTTCCTCGGTCCCAATTGCAGTTCACAGCCCACATCACTGGGAGAAGCCTCAAGTAGGCAggaggaaaaagaggaaaaaaaactaaGGTGTTATGTCATGGGCTTTGACCCAGACACACTGCAGAGATGTGCAAAGCTGAAAAGCAAGGAGGCTGTGAATCTGGTGGAGAAGCATAGCTGTGCCCTATTTGGGGACGAGAAGACAGGTTTGCTGGAAACGGATGATGTGATCTCAACCTCGTTTTCAAGCATGAAGAGGTTGGTTTTGGAGGCTGTTGCATTTGGATCTTTTCTTTGGGACACTGAAGAATACGTGGGCAGTGTGTATAATCTGAAGGAGAACTGATTTAGAGGAAAGAGCGttaaatttgataataaatGTATGTGTGATGATCGAGTGGAAGtctatttttgtatatataagaGGAGTTTCTTTGCTTTTGACTCTGCTTTGCAAGCCTTGGATGATTTCCAACCATAGTAGAAATAATGTACAGAAAGCTTTAATGGTAAATTGGTGActgctctctctctttctcagaATTTTGTAAAGCTTCTTTTAGACATGGAAACTGTTTTACAGTCTTGTGTTAATGCAAAAATAGGTTTTGAATCTGTGTACCCAGATGATGAAGTTCAAGTGCATCTCCAGCTAGGTATGGCAATTCTCCTTGATTGACGGTGTTTGTGAGGTGTCAAAGTTCAAACATTTGATTAAATATGTCAATTCAAACAATCATGAATAGTAATCAGGGTTAAAAAGCATACTtctaaatcaaatcattaaatACTCGCCGTATcttgtaatttatttaactcATTTCATAATCAAATCTCATCTAATATTCAGGTTGAATTAAGTCGTGTATAAGtttatataatttatctttTCATCAAATATGTTTATTGTTCAATTGACTTATTTATGTATAAGTAAATTTAATAAGtcaaatataagttaaatagtTTAGagttataattaaattaatttatactaCTATTAAATAGGTTGGGTCAAATTGATGTGATGAAAGTTaacctaaaaataattcatttattaaatgggttatatAGGTGGAACGAATTTGACCTTAatacaattatatttaattcaaacttgtgaaaaaatatattgagtTTTAGTTATGTTGACGAATCATATTAAACTTTGTTACCCCTATTTCTAGTTAATGCTTATGtgattttttgttatttgtctataggttaatttcattcatttcccCTTAGGTTATGCTTAAATACATTTAGCCTTCAT
Above is a genomic segment from Vitis riparia cultivar Riparia Gloire de Montpellier isolate 1030 chromosome 7, EGFV_Vit.rip_1.0, whole genome shotgun sequence containing:
- the LOC117917419 gene encoding UV-B-induced protein At3g17800, chloroplastic isoform X2, encoding MLIHSNQTSYFKVLTYLSIFLNTRRIAELKERECQIAVEDVMYLLIFYKFSEIRVHLVPRLSRCIYNGRLEIWPARDWALECIHNFEVLEMIKEHLTTVLGWKPKSNVTENWATTQIRRFQLGQIYAASILYGYFLKSASLRHHLEMSLVHTHHDLPSSTVSGFWSYGLKDLFLGPNCSSQPTSLGEASSRQEEKEEKKLRCYVMGFDPDTLQRCAKLKSKEAVNLVEKHSCALFGDEKTGLLETDDVISTSFSSMKRLVLEAVAFGSFLWDTEEYVGSVYNLKEN
- the LOC117917419 gene encoding UV-B-induced protein At3g17800, chloroplastic isoform X1, producing the protein MDYCLSRSTVLFPHLQITSSYHAHDCFPRSTTLASSKSRSSSLVVVASAEAISSLNTPLEPRSLPGKFLSGVLQNQRQLFHVAVAEQLRDLADDRDAALARMNLSYGSSSSSESCLHRRIAELKERECQIAVEDVMYLLIFYKFSEIRVHLVPRLSRCIYNGRLEIWPARDWALECIHNFEVLEMIKEHLTTVLGWKPKSNVTENWATTQIRRFQLGQIYAASILYGYFLKSASLRHHLEMSLVHTHHDLPSSTVSGFWSYGLKDLFLGPNCSSQPTSLGEASSRQEEKEEKKLRCYVMGFDPDTLQRCAKLKSKEAVNLVEKHSCALFGDEKTGLLETDDVISTSFSSMKRLVLEAVAFGSFLWDTEEYVGSVYNLKEN